A region from the Triticum aestivum cultivar Chinese Spring chromosome 3D, IWGSC CS RefSeq v2.1, whole genome shotgun sequence genome encodes:
- the LOC123079506 gene encoding uncharacterized protein, whose translation MSPSAPPAPARFLLFAAALALLLLSPTLAASDPAAEPCAAPLDAPALDGGGGGEVALCPVRCFRPDPVCGADGVTYWCGCPEAACAGARVARRGYCEVGAGSAPVSGQALLLVHIVWLFVLGAAVLLGFL comes from the coding sequence ATGTCGCCCTCCGCCCCGCCCGCGCCCGCCCGCTTCCTCCTCTTCGCCGCGGCCCTCGCGCTGCTCCTCCTCTCCCCAACCCTAGCGgcctccgaccccgccgccgagcCCTGCGCGGCGCCCCTCGACGCCCCCGCGCTCGACGGCGGGGGCGGGGGAGAGGTCGCGCTCTGCCCCGTGCGGTGCTTCCGCCCCGACCCCGTCTGCGGCGCCGACGGGGTCACCTACTGGTGCGGCTGCCCCGaggccgcctgcgccggcgcgcgcGTGGCGCGCCGCGGCTACTGCGAGGTCGGCGCCGGCTCCGCACCCGTCTCCGGCCAGGCGCTCCTGCTCGTCCACATCGTCTGGCTCTTCGTGCTCGGCGCCGCCGTCCTCCTCGGCTTCCTCTGA